In Parageobacillus sp. KH3-4, the genomic window TGGCGGCGGACAATTCCACCGAAGACAATCCAATTGCCATTGAACAGCTTCCATTTGACAGCGACCAGTCAGAATTTGCGCCGTTTACTTTTGTTCCGGAAAAAGAGGGAGAAGCGGATTACGATTACTTCACTTTTAAAGTGGAAAAACCGACGACAGTGAAATTAAACCTTTCGCCGGTTCCGGGCATTGATTCGACAATCAACGTTTACTTCGCGGAAGATTTTTATCATCCATCTGCCGATGACGATGGCCCGTATCCGATTGCGACGGCCAATAATAACGGCAGCGGAAAAGGCGAGACAGTCACGTTGGAAGCACAGCCGGAAATGGAATATGTCATTGAAGTAGCAAGCGAACCGCCGTTGGATTCTTGGAACTACAGTTCGTACTCAACAGTTTCCAGCGCGATAGAAGGCACGCCAGCGTCGGCCATTCCGTACCGCTTAACGGTTGAGCCGGTCACCATGCCGCCGGATGAAGATGGATATCCGATGATGGATGATACGGAAGAGCCGGTGCCACCATCGGAAGAGATGCTTCCGCCTGAAGGAACGCAGCTAAACAAAAAAGCGAAAGAAAAGCAGGATATTATAATAGAAGATGACGATTCACTGTATTCTTTCGACAAAGAAGAAGTACAGCAAATAAAAGAAAAGGCGCTTCCTTATAACCTTGGCGATAAGCAGTCAGCGTATATTCAATTTGGGGAAGACCGCGATGTTTACAAGCTGTCTTCTGTCGCTGACACAGCGTTTTACCGCTTTACATTTGATCTGCCTGATGATATGATGCCAGAAGCGATAGTGTATGAATACGACCCGAAACAAGACGACTTATATCCCGTTAGCGAATATAACGGCTATGACTACTTTACAGGCCAAAAGACAAACATATTCACGCTAGCGTTAGAAAAAGGAAAACAATATTATTTATTGGTTGCCAATGGCAGCTACCAACCGTCTGCTGATCCATATACATTTACATCGGGAAAATTAATGAACGCGCCGAAAGACGCGAATGAAAACAATAATGAGCCAATTCTCGCGACGGTTGTTCAGCCGAACAAGACGGTGACAGGCAATTTCGCGTTGACCAATGATGTGGACATATACTATTACAAGCACCGCGCCAACGATGACATATTCACATTCTTTGCGCGCCCGGATAAATTGGCAAACAAAGCAAGCTTGCCAACCGACTTGCAAGGCACGTTAATTCCGTTTGTAGAAGTGGTGGAAGATACGGACGGAAACATGTCCATTGACGATGAAGAAGCAGGGAAAATGGTTGAATTTGCACCGACCGGATTCAATCCGATGTACGATGTGAACGGTTCGTTTAAAGCGAAGAAAAACACAGGCTATTTCTTTATAGTAAGCAACTTTATGTACGATGGATTAACGCTTCAATCGTACCGCTTCGGCATTGAAACGCTGCCGAAAAAAGATGAAGATGCGGGATCCGTTGTGAAAAACAACGTGCCATCTAAACCGCTCAGTTTGAAACAGTCGGGAAATACGTACAAAGCAACCGGCTATTTGAACGCGTCCGTCGATTACGGCGATAAAGATTATTACGCGTTTACCGCGGCAAAAGACGGCAAATTTACCGTCCAGCTTGCCGGCGGCATTACGATGGACGGCGTCATCACTATTTATAATGGAAAAGGCGAGCTTGTGCAAACATTCGACTATTACGGCGAGGGCGACAGCGAAATCGCTACCGTTACTTTGAAAAAAGGAAAATATTACATTGCCGTGGAAGATAGTTTTGCCCGCCCAAGCGCACAACCATATACGCTTTCCATTTCACTAGTCAAATAATAATGAAGAAAAAAGATGCTTCCAAACGCATTTGGAGCATCTTTTTTCTACTTCGGTTTTCATTCCATCCTGTTTTCGAATCTATGTTACTATGAAAATAGCAAATCACAAAGGAGACGAGGCATATGCGCAAATATTCTTTCCTTCTTTTCTTTGTCATGGCGTTCATCTTTGGCGGAAAAGCCGTTGATGCCCATGTCATTGACCTCACCAATAAAGCCCAAGTGCAAAGCAGCTACGAAGACTTTTATCCGCTTATTGCTCGCTATAAAGGTACAAGCGGGGTGACCATTGAAAGTTACAGCCCGAAATGGCGCACGACAGCGCAATTAAAAGCGCTTGAGGCGGAGCTTTTGGCGAACAAACATGGCCCAGAGCTTTCTCTTCTTGGGAAAATCATGATTTTTCCTGATTATCCGGCCGGAGAAAATGTGCTCGGGCAATACTTTGCCGAATACCAAATCGGAAAGACGCTGTCGCTATTGCCTAACCGGGTTATCCACTTATATGGCGGAAACGATTTTACGACCGTTGCGCAAATGGCGACAACGCTTGCTCATGAATACGGACATCATTTTACCTATTATTATTTAATCAACAAAGAGCAGCTGAAGCCGGCTGATTGGCTTCGCTCCAAATATGCTGCGGCGCGCGAACTGTTTCGCTATCCGTCCGTACACGCTGACGGAAGCGGCGCCTACGAATGGTCATTGCCGGAAATATTGGCGGAAGACTATGTGCAGCTGTTTGGCTCGCCGCTTGCGGTAAAAGGACATATGCAAATGAATGTCCACATTCCGACGCCGTTTGAGCTTTCCAGCCTGCAAGAATATTGGAAGCAGCGGCTTGGAAACAACTATGCCGTCCAATCCCCGCTGCCGCTTCGCTTAACAGGCTATATGCCGGATTCCATAAATGCGTCATACTATCATTTGCGGCTTTATTTATACAGCCCGAAAGCGCCGGCATATATTAATGCGCAAGACGGCGACGGACGGTACGCTTCCGTTTACGTTGGCACGCGATCCGCGGGCGTATCGGAAAGCTGGTACCATCCATCTGCGCTTCCTGATGATGTTTCATGGCTTTTTCAAAAAGATTTGAACGACCGTGTATTATTCCGCGCTGTTCTGCCAATGTCAAAGGGATTTAACCGCGGCTCGGAAACACTGGCGGTCAATTACCGCAACATTGCCGCAAGCGTCAGCTCCCGCCCGCTGTTTCCGGACGTAGAAGATGAAGAGACGAAGCAAGCCGTGAAACTATTGTACGACCGCGGAATCATCACGGGCTATTCGGACGGCACGTTTCGCCCAAGTGAAAAGCTGTTGCGCCGCCACGCCGCCAGCATGCTTGTCCGCGCGTTCGGCTTGACATTGCCAGAAGGATATAAAATGAAGGCAACGGATATGAAAGAAGGAGATGTTGGATACAAAGAAATGGAAATTGCGGAAGCCCATGGGCTGCTTGGAAAAGGGGGAAAGCTCCGTCCGAATGAGTATATGACAAGAGCACAGATGGCGGTGGTACTTGTCCGCGCTTGCTCCGATATATACAAACGGCCGGAGGTGTTGCGTTCGTTCCGGGATGTCCCGCCATCGTTTTGGGCGTACAACGAAATCCAGACGCTCGCCTATAATGGCATTACCATCGCCGATCCGTTCCGTCCAAACGAAATGATTACAAGAGGGCAGTTTTCTTTATTTTTAAAACGAACGCTTGAAAAGAAATAGCCGCAAGGAGACATCCCTTGCGGCTTTTTGCGCTACTGGCGCATAGCGCGGTACAAAAATGCGGCGAATTGCGCGCGTGTGACAGGCTCATTCGGGCCAAACGAGCCATCCGTGCGCCCCGTGGCGATTCCAGACGCCGCCAATGCTTGAATGTCGCGATACGCCCAAAAGCTTGGCGGCACATCGGTAAATGATTTCGCCGCAGCTGGCGGCTGTAAGCGAAATGCCCTCGTCAGCACCGCTGCCAGCTGCGCGCGCGTCAACGTATCTTCCGGATGAAACTTTCCATTGCTTCCGTTCATGATTCCTTTTTTTTGTACCGCCCGAATCGCTCCAAGCGCCCAGTAGTCATTTGGCACATCATTAAACGTTCTCGAGCGGTCGGACAGATTCAAATCCAAATACTCTGCCAAATACGCGGCGACTTCCGCGCGCGTAATCGGTTCATTTGGTTTAAAGTAGCTGTCTTCATAGCCGATAACGAGCTCTTGTTCCGACAGGGCACGAACTTCATCGAACGCCCAGTGGGAAGAAGCGACATCTTGAAATCGCCCCGGCGCCAAGCGGTATGCTAACACTCGTTTTGCCCCGATATATTTTTTGCTCCAGTAATACGGATCATTAAGCGAGGAAATGGTCACGCCTTTTGAAGAAGAAGAATGAATAAATTGATTGTTTCCTATGTATATTCCCGCATGGGAAGCTCCTTTTCCGCTTGTGTTGAAAAAGACGAGGTCACCGACGCGCAAATCGCTTTTGTCGACACGTTTCCCCATCCGATACATATCGGCCGTCGTCCTTGGCATATCAATGCCGATCGACTGGTAGACATGCCGGATAAATCCCGAGCAGTCGAATCCTTTTGCTGTCGTGCCGCCCCATTGGTACGGGACTCCGATATACTGCTTTGCTGCCGGAACGATTTGGTCGTAGTTCACGCTCGCTTCTGCTTGCTCGGCGCGAGCGCCCACTACGAAAACGCTCCCGCCGAGCAACAGAGCCAGAGCCAATTGCCTCCGCATTTTCCCATCTCCTTTACTCCGGCGAAATTGTACGAATTTTGTCACTATTGCTAGTTTATCATAATCATTTTTTGGGGACGTTACAGTTTCTTCTCGGAAACATTACAATTTTGTAACAAATTTTTAGTCATACCGCCTATTAATATCGCATATAGTAATTTTGTTAAAACAAACACGATTTTCAAAAAACTCTTGCATGATATGTTATTTTTAGTAGAATATTAGCTAGAAAGAGAATTTTGCGTCTGTTTCATAGAAATAAATCTGCAGGAATACATTGACAAGCTGCCTATAAAAAACTATACTAGTAATTGTTTAGTAGCTAAATTTAAGAGGGTTATGGGGAAAGTGTACATACAGCGAATCTCTTAAATTTAGTTTCTTATAAATTCATCAGTTATCACCATAAAAAGGGGAGGAAATAATACAGATGGCTTACCAACCAAAGTCTTACCGCAAATTTTTGGCTGGTTCCGTATCTGCTGCATTAGTTGCGACAGCGGTAGGTCCGGTAGTAGCCAGCGCTGCGTCGTTCAGCGATGTGAATCCGAGCGATCCGCACGCAGAGAACATCAGCGCTTTAGTGGAATTAGGCTACATTAAAGGATTTACAGATGGCACGTTCAAACCATACGAAAGCATCACTCGCGGCCAAGTAGCGAAAATTTTCGCCCGCATTTTAAAAGACCAAGGTTTCCAAGTGCCAGAAGACAAAAAAGCGTTCGACGATGTGCCAGTTGACGCAAAAGACCAAGAGCTTGTCGAAGCAGCGGCAATCGTGAAAGCTGCTGGCGTTATGACTGGTACTGACGGCAAATTAAATCCTGGCCAACCGATTACTCGCCAACAAATGGCGAAAGTGCTTGTAGAAGCGTTTGATTTAACACGCCCAGCAGACTTCAAATCCCAACTTGGCGATTTGGATAAAGCAGATCCGTCATTCCGTGACTACATTCAAACATTAGAAGCAAACGGAATAACAAAAACTGCAGACAACAATTACAGACCAACAGATACTGTTACTCGCGCAGCATTCTCTTCATTTGTAAAACGCGCGTTGGATGCGCAAGAAGCAGCTAAAGCTCCGAAAGTTGAAAGTGTAAGTGCGATTAACGGTACTACATTACAAATTAAATTTAACAAAGCAGTTAATGCTTCTAGTCTTTATGACGCTTCAACAAATGTAATTGATAGTAATGCTTTAAAAATCACTCCTACTAGTTCAGCTGCTAATGTTTCAGCTAATAACTTACTAGGTTCATTAAGTGCAGATGGAAAAGTACTTACAGTAACTGTAAAGGGTGGTTCCGAATATTTTGATGGGACATATGCAGTAGAATTGATGAAAGATAAAGTTGCGCTTAAGGACAACGCATCAGTATATGTAAATGAATATAAAGGCCTAGTTACTGTAAGCGATAAAGAAGGACCTACAATTACTGGAGTAAGCTATGATGCTTCTGATGCTATCGTAACTTTCTCTGAAGCTTTAAAATCTGAAGGAACTGTATCATTAAACGGTGTCCAATTAACTCCTGGTACTGATTATGATTTTACTGTTGGAGAAAAAGAACTTAGAATTAAGAATCTAGAGGCAGGAAAATCTTATACTTTAGCAGTTGTAGGTGCTAAGGACGTAGCTGGTAACTTCTCAACACCAAATACACTAACTTATACTTTAAATGTGCCAACTGACAATGTTAAGCCAACGGTTGCAGTTTCTGTAAACGGAACAAAAGCTACTTTTAAATTCTCTGAAAACTTAAAGTTAGTAGATGCAGATGGTGATAGTACTGCTGCTGAATATGCAAAAATCACTTTAGGTAATGGTTCAGTAAAATACTTAACAGCTACAGAACAAGATTCTACTGACAAAACAAAATTTGTTCTTGACCTTGACGGAGAACTTACTGGAGATTTCTTAAATACAACTATTAAAGTTGAAGGATTCCAAGATAAAGCAGGTAATACAGGCGATGCTTACACTACTTCAGTAACATTACAAAAAGATAAAACAGCGCCTAAATTTGTATCTGCAATGACTAAAGATGACAAGCTAATTGTAAAATATGATGAAGATGTGGCAAATGTATCTTTAACTGCTACTGACTTATCTATTAAATTTGTTGATACTGAAGGAGTTTTAACACCTGCTGCTAGCCCTACTACTATCGGTACTGTAGCTGACAATTACGATGCTAATGGAAACGGTGTAATTGACGGAGACGAAGAAAACTATATCGTAATTCCTTTAACAGGTTCTCAATTTGTTTCAGGCGGTAAGTTAAAAGCAGGTACTTATACTGTAACTATCGCTCCTGGTAAAGTAGCTGACACTGCAGCTAATGCTACTACTACTGCAACTACGTTTACTGTATCAGTTGCACCTGATACATCTACAAGTGCAATTGTAGAACTTTTATCAGCAACCCAACAAGCAACTCCAGGTCAAATTCTTGTCACATTTAACAATAACATGGGACCTTCAGCATTAGTTGCTGCAAACTACAAATTGGGTGGAGTAACTCTACCAAATAATGCAACTCTTACATTCTTAAATGATAAGAAGAATGTTTTAATTACACTGCCAGAAGGTTATATAACTGCAAATGGAGATAGAGTTTTAGAAGTAGCTAACTTAAAAGATGTTGATGGCAACACACTTAAAGAGGGTAAGACTTCTGTTGTAGTTTCAGGTGTAAAAGAAAACGTTGCTCCAACTGCAACAAAAGTAACTTTAGTAGACGGTCAGAACTTAACAGTGGACTTCTCTGAAGCTATACAGCTTCCTGCTGGTACTGTAAATGGAGTTAAAGTTAAAGTAAATGGTACAGAAATCCAATTAGATGGTACTACTCCATTTGCATTAGATGCTACTAAGAAGGTTCTTACTATTAAAGCTGCTTCAACTTCTGCATTTAAATTAACTGATACAATTACTGTTGAGTTCAACGACACTAATATTACAGACCTTGCTGGAAACGCAGTTAAAAACGCAGTATTAAGCAAATAATAAGCCAACACTGACATGGGGCAGGTGCTTGTCACTACCCGATGTATGTCGAAAAGCTCTGCGGAGATAATCTCTGCGGGGCTTTTCTTTTTGCCCAAATCTGTACTGAGCTTGATTTCAAGATTTCAAATATTATATATTATGATTTTGAACCTACAGTCATAAAGCCTCAATTCCACGGAAGGAATTGAGACTATTTTTGTTTTAGGAGGGAAAGGATGAGCAAGTGTCAAACCAATAGCCACCAACAGCTAGAGTTGCTGGAAAGAGAGGTGCCTGCCAAGCAGCCAGCGAAGCGCGTCAACATTGTCAGCCTGAAGCTCGTTCGGGAGTCTAGCGTGCTGTACAGGGAGCGGCAAATCAAATCTCCGGAAGACGCGTACAAGCTGCTGAAGCCATTTCTTGTGGAAGCCGACCGCGAGAAGTTTGTCGTTGTCTGTCCTAGCGTGAAAAAACATCCGACTGCCATGTTGGAAAAATCAATTAAATATCAATCTAGGAGAACTTATATTGGTAAAAAGTTAAGATGCTAAAGGATTCAATCTGAAAAAGCCGAAAAATGAAATTCGTTGTTGAATAAAAAGTAACGACCTGCATCTTTTCATGGGATGAAGGTCATTGCTTTTTACTAATAAGCGGCAATGTTTTTGGTGGAAGCAACTATTGGCGAAACATTGGATGGTGGCAATGGAATGACAGGTTTCCTAGGCTGCCACGTTCACTGTCACTATTTTAGACTTTGAACGTTTTTCATTGTAATTCGGAACATATATTTCACCATTATCCATTCCAATATGTGCTGCTTTTTCCTTTCATCGATTAACATTCTGACTCGTTTGCCTTTTTCATCAACAAGTTATAGATCCCGCGCCATCAACAGCCATCGTGATCGATTGTTGCATTACATATGGCGTTTGGGAATAACAAAGCCTCCCCTTCGTGTTCAAGAGGAGGCTGCTTTTTTGCGGAAAAGCATGTGCCAAACGGCGGAAACAAGCAGGCCGATATATAAGAATACAAGCGGCATAAGCGGAAGGTTATATCTCGAGTAGGCAAAAAACACGTTGTTTAAAACGGTAAAATACGCGATGATGAACGTAAAAAACAACAGTTCTTTGCGGTTGCGCCTGAACAAAAGCAAAGTGAGCGTCATCGATGCGAATGCCAGCGATACGATCCGTTGGTGCAAGGAAATTATGAAGGGCTTCTTTACGCCCAATATTTCAACCGAGTAAAAAGGCGTTTCCCATTGTATTTTTGCTTTTTTTATGGTGTAGCTTTCGATAAATTGTTTCGGATTTGCCTCATACCATCTTTTGATCCGTTCGATAGCGATTTCTTTTTCCAGTTCTTGTTTTTTGCGAATGGTGATATTCGGGTATTGTTCATCGATTTTTTTGATTACTTCTTGATAAGGCTCGCCATACCGGTATCCATCTCCTTGATACGTGCCCAACAGAAGCGGGTCTCCAGAACTGCCGGTTAATGGGATAAATTCCTTATAGTGAATATAGTTGCGCACCCACCATGGCCCAAGTACGATGATTACTAGCAGGACGGCTATCCCTAATTGCTTCCATGCGAGCCGAAGCGGATATTTAATGAGCAAAAAGTAGCCAAGAAGCGCGAACGGAATAAGGGCGACGGTAGCGCGAAACAACAGGCAGAACAAGTAGGCAAACATCAGCCCATAAAAAGCGGACATGCTATGCTTTCGCCCAAGCTGGATCGCAAAATGGATGAAAAGAAGAAGCCCAAATAAAAAAGGCGGTTCGGTTAAAATTAAATTATCCATTTCTACGAGCGGAACAAATAGCGCAGTAAAAAATCCAGCGATGATGCCGGCCCCCTCTTGGTTAATATCTTTGCCAATGGCATAAATAAGGTAGACGCTGGCAACGCCGAATAAAATCATTACGGCTTTTGCGGCATACAATCCCACGTCGCCGGTGCCAAAAATAAAGAAAATGGCAGCCAGCAACATCGGCAGCCCGGGCATGATATGGACGGTAGGTTCGTTTATGTGGTTGTAATGGTAGACGAGCATGCCTTTTTCCACCAAAATTTTGCCGCTTCTTATGTATCCTGTGTCATCGCTATGCAAAGTAAGGGATAATCCGTATTTCCATAAAACAAAAAGGCGAAAAGCAAGCGCTGTTAATAGCATGATGGCAACGATGATTTTCCTCTTTTTATCTGGCAGCAACAATATTCCCTCCAATATTATTGAGTATTAGGCGATATTCCGATGAGAGAGACCCCCAATATAATGAGAATGACCCCAATGATTTTGGCCGGCGAAAGCGGCTCATGAAAGACAAAATAGGCGCCAAATACAGCGAGCACATACGCGATGCTTTGCACCGGATAGGCAACGCTTAATGGGACGCGGGATAAAATAAAAAGCCATAAAATGGTGGCCGCGCCGTACATAACGAGGCCGGAAAAAATAAACGGAGAAAACAATAATTTTATGATAGAAAGGGGATCCAATGAAAAAGACATTTTCATCATGCCGTATTTCCATAAAAACTGGCCTATAACAAGAATACATGTGTTGGACAAAATCAATAAAAAATTAACGAGATTCATCTTTCTCTCCCTTACGCTGGTATTCTTCCAATTCATGTTTCAGATAAGCGATTTCTTGTACGAGCGTTTTTATTTTTTCTTGATGATCGGATAACGTGACTGACTGGTAAATAAGAATATTCAAGACGACTAAAAAAGCAATTGTAAATATGAGGGCAGGCATATAGGCCACGCCGAGAAGTGCGGCGATTTTATTGAACCAATCGAGGCAGACCGCAATGAATATGCTGATAAAAGCCATTAAAAACCAAAGAAATGCTTGCTTGTCCCTCAATTTATTGCGGCTGGAATAATAAACGACTTGAATGAGGAAAAGAGACGCGAATGCGATCGTAATTATCTGGACTTTTCCCATGAACTCTTTTCCTCCTTATTAAAAAATAGAGCGGATCACGGAAATAAAAGTGACTTTTGTCATATAATATAATGATTTTAATGGAGTAATCGACGATTTTCCGCCTTGTCTCGCATTCATGTCTACTTTGATCTCTTTAATTTTGTATCCTTTTTTTGCTAGTTTCGCCAGCACTTCCACTTCAGGATAATCGACAGGATAATAGTTAGCGAAT contains:
- a CDS encoding S8 family serine peptidase → MKNWKKTAVSLGLASMLVLPSFAQASTMPPLEQWKKQHDQQHAAKARLAYKQLKEAQGQISEDMLIVKYKEKIPASVHRSLGATVKKSFPQLGYDVVTVQKGKTMQEVMRAYAKLKAVKSVTPSFTYKKLGTNDPKNNKMYPLSLLQIDKALQLAGKHSVTVAVIDTGLDMKHPDLKAQLLPSYNAANPASPGVKDIHGTHVAGIIGATANNGIGAHGINPNVKILPIDVFNGSLGASDYVIAQGILYAIEKGAKVINMSLGGYFSSPILEDAVKKAIDAGITVVAAAGNESTDMYSIPASYEGVISVGATDSENHLANFSNYGPSVDIVAPGVDVYSTVYDPTKGASFAELSGTSMAAPVVAGVASLILSKYPNLKPYEVEAILEKTATDLGEKGYDLKYANGLVNPVAALNFDIKKLPKKETWTDETILAKAAPLQLTEEAATKTGSFTAPEQIDWMKVDIKAGESVQAVLEGAKDYDYKLILRFYPKGKKQSEKPINVNDTRAGEIEGKLFTAKEDGTLVIGVTDANGSYSTQGKSKYTLTLQKLTTLAADNSTEDNPIAIEQLPFDSDQSEFAPFTFVPEKEGEADYDYFTFKVEKPTTVKLNLSPVPGIDSTINVYFAEDFYHPSADDDGPYPIATANNNGSGKGETVTLEAQPEMEYVIEVASEPPLDSWNYSSYSTVSSAIEGTPASAIPYRLTVEPVTMPPDEDGYPMMDDTEEPVPPSEEMLPPEGTQLNKKAKEKQDIIIEDDDSLYSFDKEEVQQIKEKALPYNLGDKQSAYIQFGEDRDVYKLSSVADTAFYRFTFDLPDDMMPEAIVYEYDPKQDDLYPVSEYNGYDYFTGQKTNIFTLALEKGKQYYLLVANGSYQPSADPYTFTSGKLMNAPKDANENNNEPILATVVQPNKTVTGNFALTNDVDIYYYKHRANDDIFTFFARPDKLANKASLPTDLQGTLIPFVEVVEDTDGNMSIDDEEAGKMVEFAPTGFNPMYDVNGSFKAKKNTGYFFIVSNFMYDGLTLQSYRFGIETLPKKDEDAGSVVKNNVPSKPLSLKQSGNTYKATGYLNASVDYGDKDYYAFTAAKDGKFTVQLAGGITMDGVITIYNGKGELVQTFDYYGEGDSEIATVTLKKGKYYIAVEDSFARPSAQPYTLSISLVK
- a CDS encoding S-layer homology domain-containing protein, translated to MRKYSFLLFFVMAFIFGGKAVDAHVIDLTNKAQVQSSYEDFYPLIARYKGTSGVTIESYSPKWRTTAQLKALEAELLANKHGPELSLLGKIMIFPDYPAGENVLGQYFAEYQIGKTLSLLPNRVIHLYGGNDFTTVAQMATTLAHEYGHHFTYYYLINKEQLKPADWLRSKYAAARELFRYPSVHADGSGAYEWSLPEILAEDYVQLFGSPLAVKGHMQMNVHIPTPFELSSLQEYWKQRLGNNYAVQSPLPLRLTGYMPDSINASYYHLRLYLYSPKAPAYINAQDGDGRYASVYVGTRSAGVSESWYHPSALPDDVSWLFQKDLNDRVLFRAVLPMSKGFNRGSETLAVNYRNIAASVSSRPLFPDVEDEETKQAVKLLYDRGIITGYSDGTFRPSEKLLRRHAASMLVRAFGLTLPEGYKMKATDMKEGDVGYKEMEIAEAHGLLGKGGKLRPNEYMTRAQMAVVLVRACSDIYKRPEVLRSFRDVPPSFWAYNEIQTLAYNGITIADPFRPNEMITRGQFSLFLKRTLEKK
- a CDS encoding C40 family peptidase; this encodes MRRQLALALLLGGSVFVVGARAEQAEASVNYDQIVPAAKQYIGVPYQWGGTTAKGFDCSGFIRHVYQSIGIDMPRTTADMYRMGKRVDKSDLRVGDLVFFNTSGKGASHAGIYIGNNQFIHSSSSKGVTISSLNDPYYWSKKYIGAKRVLAYRLAPGRFQDVASSHWAFDEVRALSEQELVIGYEDSYFKPNEPITRAEVAAYLAEYLDLNLSDRSRTFNDVPNDYWALGAIRAVQKKGIMNGSNGKFHPEDTLTRAQLAAVLTRAFRLQPPAAAKSFTDVPPSFWAYRDIQALAASGIATGRTDGSFGPNEPVTRAQFAAFLYRAMRQ
- a CDS encoding S-layer homology domain-containing protein — translated: MAYQPKSYRKFLAGSVSAALVATAVGPVVASAASFSDVNPSDPHAENISALVELGYIKGFTDGTFKPYESITRGQVAKIFARILKDQGFQVPEDKKAFDDVPVDAKDQELVEAAAIVKAAGVMTGTDGKLNPGQPITRQQMAKVLVEAFDLTRPADFKSQLGDLDKADPSFRDYIQTLEANGITKTADNNYRPTDTVTRAAFSSFVKRALDAQEAAKAPKVESVSAINGTTLQIKFNKAVNASSLYDASTNVIDSNALKITPTSSAANVSANNLLGSLSADGKVLTVTVKGGSEYFDGTYAVELMKDKVALKDNASVYVNEYKGLVTVSDKEGPTITGVSYDASDAIVTFSEALKSEGTVSLNGVQLTPGTDYDFTVGEKELRIKNLEAGKSYTLAVVGAKDVAGNFSTPNTLTYTLNVPTDNVKPTVAVSVNGTKATFKFSENLKLVDADGDSTAAEYAKITLGNGSVKYLTATEQDSTDKTKFVLDLDGELTGDFLNTTIKVEGFQDKAGNTGDAYTTSVTLQKDKTAPKFVSAMTKDDKLIVKYDEDVANVSLTATDLSIKFVDTEGVLTPAASPTTIGTVADNYDANGNGVIDGDEENYIVIPLTGSQFVSGGKLKAGTYTVTIAPGKVADTAANATTTATTFTVSVAPDTSTSAIVELLSATQQATPGQILVTFNNNMGPSALVAANYKLGGVTLPNNATLTFLNDKKNVLITLPEGYITANGDRVLEVANLKDVDGNTLKEGKTSVVVSGVKENVAPTATKVTLVDGQNLTVDFSEAIQLPAGTVNGVKVKVNGTEIQLDGTTPFALDATKKVLTIKAASTSAFKLTDTITVEFNDTNITDLAGNAVKNAVLSK
- a CDS encoding glycosyltransferase family 39 protein translates to MLPDKKRKIIVAIMLLTALAFRLFVLWKYGLSLTLHSDDTGYIRSGKILVEKGMLVYHYNHINEPTVHIMPGLPMLLAAIFFIFGTGDVGLYAAKAVMILFGVASVYLIYAIGKDINQEGAGIIAGFFTALFVPLVEMDNLILTEPPFLFGLLLFIHFAIQLGRKHSMSAFYGLMFAYLFCLLFRATVALIPFALLGYFLLIKYPLRLAWKQLGIAVLLVIIVLGPWWVRNYIHYKEFIPLTGSSGDPLLLGTYQGDGYRYGEPYQEVIKKIDEQYPNITIRKKQELEKEIAIERIKRWYEANPKQFIESYTIKKAKIQWETPFYSVEILGVKKPFIISLHQRIVSLAFASMTLTLLLFRRNRKELLFFTFIIAYFTVLNNVFFAYSRYNLPLMPLVFLYIGLLVSAVWHMLFRKKAASS
- a CDS encoding EamA family transporter; protein product: MNLVNFLLILSNTCILVIGQFLWKYGMMKMSFSLDPLSIIKLLFSPFIFSGLVMYGAATILWLFILSRVPLSVAYPVQSIAYVLAVFGAYFVFHEPLSPAKIIGVILIILGVSLIGISPNTQ
- a CDS encoding DUF2304 domain-containing protein translates to MGKVQIITIAFASLFLIQVVYYSSRNKLRDKQAFLWFLMAFISIFIAVCLDWFNKIAALLGVAYMPALIFTIAFLVVLNILIYQSVTLSDHQEKIKTLVQEIAYLKHELEEYQRKGEKDESR